The genomic interval CGATCCGTCCGCCGAGCGTTGCCAAAGATTCCGGCGTGTATCGAAAGATGTCGGCGTGATAACCGGCGTCTTCCAGTCGCAGCCCCGTCCAGCTTAGCGGGGAAAAGTACTTGGCTCCTTTGTGGTGCGTTTCGAGGTATTTGGTGACGCGTTTTTGGTCAGCGTCGGTTGGGTTCCACTGGCCGGTCCAATGCTTGACCAGCCAGGCGAGATACTTTTTCTTTGGGGTTGGGTCGAGTTCGGCAAGTTCGAGAATAAGGGGGCGGAAGTCAGGATCATCGTCAAAGTGTTTTTTCAGCAGAAAGTCGATTCGTTTGTCGGCCTGAGATCGTTTGAGCGTTTCTTTCGGTTTGGGCTTCTTGCGGTGATGTCCTGGGTTGGTTGGTGGCGAGTCGTTTTCGGCTGATTTGGTTTGTAAAGACGTGATTGGCGGGAGTGTGGCTGCTTTCAAATCGGACTCCGGGGTGAATGGGCTCTTAAACAAAAAAAGACGCGATCACGTGCGCGCAGCTGAATATTTACATGTGGCGCCGGCGAGCGTTTCGTTAACCTCGCACAGGGCCTCACGCGGAAGAAATCCGCATCAGAGGGGTTCAAGCATTCACGACGGCCACATGAACCGGCATGCCGGCCGCTTTCATGTGGTCGATCATGTCCTGTGTGCCCGTGCTTTCACCGTCGTGAATCGCGATCAAGGCTTCGCCGGCTGCGGCAAGCTCGCGGTTGGCGATCAAGCCCGCACCACGACCGAGTTTCCAATTGGGTTTGATCACGGTGGTTGGGAGTCCGTTGCGAGCGGCCCACTGCTCGCCGGCACGGTCGGGGCCTCCAGCGCCGCCCGAGATGACTTCGGTGATTTGGAAGCCCGATTCTTGGATCGCGGTTTCGAGAATGGTTGCAAGTTCGTCGTAGTCCCAGCGACGAGAGCTGATACGGGCAACGCTGCGAGATCCGGCGATAATGACTTTCAAACGGTTAACTCCAAATTCGGGGAAGTGTCGACACAACGTTGGGCCTCATTGACTAAAACCGTCTCGCTGCTCCAACGGACTCGCGTGACAAGTTTTCTGACAAGTTTGGTCCGTCGTGACCCAAGGTGCCTTGCAACTGTAAATTTGCTCCCGCTTTTCCGCATTGCCACGGAGAGCGAGTTTACAAAACGTGCGGTTCTAACGGGTTATTCGCTGCAATTATCAATGCGTGGCGGACGAGTTAACGAGTCCCACGACGGCGCACTTTTGATAGGTAAACGAACAACGTTTCCTTTTGCCTGGAGTTGCCCATGCCGTTTGGCGCCTGTGCCCCTGTCTGTTTTGCCGCGTCGCCCGATCAAGTTGTCATTCGTAAAGTGGCAGAGCCCCGAGGCTGGCTCAGCAAGATGAGCCCGCACCCGATTGTTTATGAGGGCCGAAAGTGGTGGCATGCCGTGGCGCTGTTTCAGGCTTTGCGTTTTGCCTCCGATGATAAAGAGGCCCGCGAGGCGGTGCCTGAGCCGCGTTCGCCAACGAAGAAAAAGATGATTGCGAAGAGATTCCGGGCGCGCCGAGTGGTTGCGCCGCTGAGTGATCAGGATGTGGAAAATATGGGGCTCTGCCTGCGGTTGAAAATGGATGCCCATGGTGGCGTGCGGCGGAAGTTGATTGCCAGTGGTGAACGGCTGTTGGTGGAGGATTGCAGTCCTTGGGGTCGCCGGGTGAATGATTTGTTTTGAGGGGCCGTGCGCGTGTCGGATGAAGCTTGTCCGCTTGGATATGCCTGGGAAGGTCGCAATATCCTTGGCCGCCTTTGGATGGAAGCGAGGGCAATGCTGCAGGCTTTGATCAGTTGGTCGCGTCATGCTTCGCTCCGCAGTAGTGCGGCAGCTTGCCTCGCCATCAGGTTGCCATGTTTTTAATAGAACAAATTTCGATTCGTGAGCGACTGATGACCTTCAAAGTTGAAAAACTACTTGGTGAAACATACGACCGCAAAGCTTGGCTCTACTCCATCCGCGATGTTGAAACAGGCCGCGAGCACTTGTTGTACTTTCCCAAAACGATGAAGGGCGGGTGGGCGTATCGGATTCTTTTGCTCGACAAAGTGCTGTAACCGTTGGCTACCTGACCGTCAAACTTGTCAAAGAACCTTCCAAATCTGGATGTCTTTCGAACATCCCGATAACCTTTCAATCCTTGTTCCCAATCCTCACATCAACCGGAGCCAACCATTTGGTCATCACTGTCCTCTGCCCGCATTGCGGTCGCCCCAACACCGTTCGTGATCGAATTCGAAACGGCACTCAACGAGAAACCTGCCGGCACTGCAACAAGAACTTCGGCGTTCAATTCCGAAACGGAGAATTGTACGACATCACCAGGTAAATCATCTCGCAACCGAATCTTACTCCTTCATTCACCCTCACTGGATTTGCCACATGTCACATATCAAAAGCTTGCTGCTGCTGTCTTGCCTTCTACTTTTTGCTGGCTGCGGCGGTAATCCGATCACCAAGGACAATTACACCGAAGTCAAAACGGGCATGACGCTCGATGAGGTTGAGTCGATCCTCGGCCCTGGAACCGAGCAGGCCAGCAGTGACGCCAGCTTTGGCGGCATCGCCATCGACATGAAAAACATGGTTTGGCAGAACGAAGACAAAATCATCTCGATCACGTTCTCGCATGGCAAAGTGAAAGCAAAATCGCAGATCGGGCTGTAGTTTGTCTGGCTCGCGTTAAGCGTGCTTGAATACACAAGTAGAATAATCGCCTCACACATCTTCCCCTGAAGAATCGCGTTTGCGAAAGATCGCCAAACTCGTCTCGCTGTTCTACGGTTGCCAAATGCTGCTCGCCAGTCTCGGCACGGCGTTGTACTGCTGTCTCGATCCCAACGCATTCGGAAGTCTCGGCAAGGAATCCGGCATCAACTTGCGGCTGTTCTTTTTGACGGCCGGCTTGCTCCCCCAAGCCGGCCTCGGATTGCTTATGATATGGCTCGGCATGCCCAGCCGAAGCCGCGTGCGAACCTGGCGTGTTGCCAGAACAACGATCAAGCAGATCGTTGAGAACTGAAAACGAAACAAAGGAAAGCAACTTGCCATTGATTAGTTATGGTCTTGACTTGTCGGGCTATTCGTCGGGCGGATCTTCACTTGCCCGAGCAGAACGACGAGATGATTCGGGTGTTGATATTCGCATCCTCGACAAATCCGTCTTTCGGCGAAAGACGAAAGGAACGAGTCCACTCAATCGTGTAAACGAGGCGGAGAGTGAAGAGATCAAATTGATGTTAGCTGGGGGTACTTTGGTTGTGGACGTGTGCATTGATCTGCAAGGATTGCCGAATCCTCCCAACGCTAATGGTGTTTGGCAATTGACTCGGCGGCCCGTTGATCGAGCTTTTGATGCATTGACTCCGATGGCCGACAAGATCGGGGCGTACGTCGCTCGGATGCAAAGGCCACCAACCTAAACCGTCTGGGATGGGATGCACTGGATGGCATTCAATTTAGTCACGATGATTTTGACGCTGCGATCTGCGCTCTCACTGGCTTCACTGACTTTGATGGAATGCTTGCCAGCGACGAGCTTCAGCGAATGATGCAGCAGCGATTGATTGAGCGAGGTGATCTGACGAACGAGGAATGCTCCCAAGTGACTCTGCCTATTGGCTATCGATTGCTTCAATCTGCCCCAAAAATTGTCCATATTGTTTCAAACGACAGGAATTTACAGTGACAAAGACGTACGAAGACGCAATCAAGTTCCTCGACAATAATCCCGGGACACACCGTTTTGGCGACCTTGCTGAAGGGCTCGGCTACACCCGCGCCACGGGCAGCCAAGCGATAGGTTCAATGATGAGAGCCATTCACAATCGCGGTCTCCACCATTATTGCCGTCGTGTTGTTAGCGACGCAACTGGACAACACGGTTGCGACGCTCCCGTGCAGGAGGTGGATCAATGAGCAGGCTTACCCTCGGACTCGACCTAGACGGTTGCATCACAGAAGCACCAGAATTCTTCTCGGCTTGGACACACTCCTGGCCGGAGAAGGTGATTGTGATCACGTATCGACGCGATCGTGCGAAGGCGATTGCAGATCTTGATGAACGCAATATTCGTTACGACGAAGTGGTGCTGGTCGATCGCTTTGAGGCGAAAGCGGAAGTGATCGCCGAGCATGGCGTCACGCTGTACGTCGACGATCAACCCGAAATGCTCAAGAACGTTCCTGCGGGTGTACACGTCATGCTGTTCCGCAACGAGGGCAATTTTGATTTCGCGGATCAACGCTGGATGCTTAGCCAGGAAACTGGCAAGCTCGTTTGTTAAAGGGTTGGGCCTATGGAAAAACATTTGAATCAAGTTGCCGAGTTCCATCGGAAGATTGGCGAAACCGTTTCCGAGTCGCCCAAGCTACTCGACCACGAATCGGACCTCGATCGCGATTTGGCTCGGTCGCTACGGCAGATTGCCGAGGCGTTCAACCAACCCGACAGCCCCAAAACGCAATTGACTCGACGGGCACTGATGGCTGTCGAGGAATTGGCCGAGTGGATTGAAGCTCACGACGATGACGACCTTACCGCAGCAGCCGATGCTTGGGCCGATCGAATGTATTTGCTGTTCGGTGATGCGGTTGCGACCGGATTGCCAGCCGAACCGTTACTAGACGAGGTACATCGTTCCAACATGACGAAAGCCGCGGCGAGCGAAAGAACCGGAAAGGGCACTAAAACAAGTGACTTTCAATCACCCAACATTCAAACGCTGTTGGCTGACCATTTAGAGGAATCCTGACGAATGGCATCGTCTTTTATGGTCAAGGGTGACGTTCATGTCTGCCGTGATTGCGGTGGTTCGATGACAGGTACCGCGTTAGGTGCCTATTGTGAAAACACGACGACAATCGGCAATGCAAAAGATCCGAAGGATGTGTGTGAACCACTCGGACGCGAACGTCGATTGTTTTGCGAGCGCTGTGGCGAGCCGGTGCCTTATGGCGAGACGGTGTGTCCGAGTTTTGATTGCGGGAAGACGGCGAACCGCCCATGAAAAACAATCCACAGATCGGAATTTGGTGGGATAACGGCAAGCAAATTGTCGTGTTTCCGCATTCGCCTGGCAAAGCGGATTTGGCGACGGGGCTTTGCGACAGCGATGATGCCCACAACGACATCTGGCCGGATGCCGCGATGCAGTTTGGACTGACTGAATTTGCAGAATACTTCAGCGTACCGCGAGGACGAGTTCTTTGGGCGCCGTCGAAGCGAATCAGTATCATCTACCACGGCAACGCAACCGCAGCCGACCGATTGGATGAGATTGCCAAGGTGTTTCATCTCGGCCAATGGGAGTCGCGTACCGATATTCATTACATGATGGGCAGTT from Stieleria varia carries:
- a CDS encoding SLOG family protein; this encodes MKVIIAGSRSVARISSRRWDYDELATILETAIQESGFQITEVISGGAGGPDRAGEQWAARNGLPTTVIKPNWKLGRGAGLIANRELAAAGEALIAIHDGESTGTQDMIDHMKAAGMPVHVAVVNA
- a CDS encoding NADAR family protein, coding for MPFGACAPVCFAASPDQVVIRKVAEPRGWLSKMSPHPIVYEGRKWWHAVALFQALRFASDDKEAREAVPEPRSPTKKKMIAKRFRARRVVAPLSDQDVENMGLCLRLKMDAHGGVRRKLIASGERLLVEDCSPWGRRVNDLF